One Panthera leo isolate Ple1 chromosome B1, P.leo_Ple1_pat1.1, whole genome shotgun sequence DNA window includes the following coding sequences:
- the JADE1 gene encoding protein Jade-1 isoform X1, which translates to MHFLYLRHQAWACCLLFPGEIMKRGRLPSSSEDSDDNGSLSTTWSQNSRSQHRRGSCSRHEDRKPSEVFRTDLITAMKLHDSYQLNPDEYYVLADPWRQEWEKGVQVPVSPGTIPQPVARVVSEEKSLMFIRPKKYIVSPGSEPPELGYVDIRTLADSVCRYDLNDMDAAWLELTNEEFKEMGMPELDEYTMERVLEEFEQRCYDNMNHAIETEEGLGIEYDEDVVCDVCQSPDGEDGNEMVFCDKCNICVHQACYGILKVPEGSWLCRTCALGVQPKCLLCPKKGGAMKPTRSGTKWVHVSCALWIPEVSIGSPEKMEPITKVSHIPSSRWALVCSLCNEKFGASIQCSVKNCRTAFHVTCAFDRGLEMKTILAENDEVKFKSYCPKHSSHRKPEESLGEGATQENGASECSPRNPLEPFASLEQNQEEAHRVSVRKQKLQQLEDEFYTFVNLLDVARALRLPEEVVDFLYQYWKLKRKVNFNKPLITPKKDEEDNLAKREQDVLFRRLQLFTHLRQDLERVRNLTYMVTRREKIKRSVCKVQEQIFNLYTKLLEQERVSGVPSSSCSSSSLENMLLFNSPSVGPDAPKIEDLKWHSAFFRKQMGTSLVHSLKKPHKRDPLQNSTGSGGKALLKQPDLCGRREGMVVPESFLSFEKTFAEARLLSAQQKNGVVVPDHGDRRDHRFHCDLSKGDLKDRPCKQSHKPLRSTDMSQRHLDSTRATTSPGGGQSAPGTRKEIVPKCNGSLIRVNYNQTAVKVPTTPASPVKNWGGFRIPKKGERQQQGEAHEGACHQHSDYPYLGLGRVPAKERAKNKLKSDNENDGYVPDVEMSDSESEASEKKCIHASSTINRRTDIIRRSILAS; encoded by the exons gCCTCTCAACTACTTGGTCACAGAATTCCCGATCTCAGCACAGGAGAGGTTCGTGCTCCAGACATGAAGATCGAAAACCTTCAGAG gtGTTTAGGACAGACCTGATCACCGCTATGAAGTTGCATGACTCCTATCAGCTGAACCCAGATGAGTACTATGTGTTGGCAGATCCCTGGAGACAGGAGTGGGAGAAAGGAGTCCAGGTGCCTGTGAGCCCTGGGACCATCCCTCAGCCTGTGGCCAG GGTCGTGTCTGAAGAGAAATCCCTCATGTTCATCAGGCCCAAGAAATACATTGTCTCACCGGGCTCCGAGCCTCCAGAGTTGGGCTATGTTGATATCCGGACGCTGGCTGACAGTGTGTGTCGTTACGACCTCAACGACATGGATGCTGCATGGCTGGAACTGACCAATGAGGAATTTAAGGAGATGG GAATGCCTGAGTTAGATGAATACACCATGGAGAGGGTCCTGGAGGAATTTGAACAGCGATGCTATGACAATATGAATCATGCCATAGAGACCGAAGAAGGCCTGGGGATTGAATATGATGAAGATGTTGTCTGTGATGTCTGCCAGTCACCTGATGGTGAGGATGGCAATGAGATGGTGTTCTGTGACAAATGCAACATCTGTGTGCACCAG GCCTGTTATGGAATCCTCAAGGTCCCAGAGGGTAGTTGGCTATGCCGGACATGTGCCCTAGGGGTTCAGCCAAAGTGTTTGCTGTGTCCCAAGAAAGGCGGAGCTATGAAGCCTACCCGCAGTGGCACCAAATGGGTCCATGTCAGCTGTGCTCTGTGGATCCCTGAG GTGAGCATTGGCAGCCCCGAGAAGATGGAACCCATCACGAAGGTGTCTCACATCCCCAGCAGTCGGTGGGCGCTGGTGTGTAGCCTCTGCAATGAGAAGTTTGGGGCCTCCATACAG TGCTCTGTGAAGAACTGCCGCACAGCCTTTCACGTGACCTGTGCTTTCGACCGGGGCCTGGAGATGAAGACCATCTTGGCGGAGAACGATGAAGTCAAGTTCAAGTCCTACTGCCCAAAGCACAGCTCACATAGAAAACCCGAGGAGAGCCTCGGTGAGGGGGCCACTCAGGAGAATGGGGCCTCTGAGTGTTCCCCTCGGAATCCGCTGGAGCCTTTTGCCAGCCTTGAGCAGAATCAAGAAGAGGCCCACCGGGTGAGTGTCCGTAAGCAGAAGCTGCAGCAGCTGGAAGATGAGTTCTACACCTTCGTCAACCTGCTGGATGTTGCCAGGGCCCTGCGGCTGCCTGAGGAAGTAGTGGATTTCCTGTACCAGTACTGGAAGTTGAAGAGGAAGGTCAACTTCAACAAGCCCTTGATCACTCCAAAGAAAGACGAAGAGGACAATCTAGCGAAGCGGGAGCAGGATGTCTTGTTTAGGAGGCTGCAGCTGTTCACTCATCTGCGGCAGGACCTGGAGAGG GTTCGGAACCTCACTTACATGGTGACCCGCAGGGAAAAGATTAAGCGATCTGTGTGCAAAGTCCAGGAACAGATATTCAATCTTTACACTAAGCTCTTGGAGCAAGAAAGAGTTTCAG GTGTGCCTTCATCTTCCTGCTCCTCGTCCTCACTGGAAAACATGCTTTTGTTCAACAGTCCTTCTGTGGGCCCTGATGCTCCCAAGATAGAGGACTTGAAGTGGCATTCTGCGTTCTTCAGGAAGCAAATGGGTACTTCCTTGGTTCATTCGCTGAAAAAGCCCCATAAGCGAGATCCATTGCAGAACAGCACTGGGAGTGGAGGCAAAGCCCTGCTGAAGCAGCCAGACCTGTGTGGTAGAAGGGAGGGGATGGTGGTCCCAGAGAGCTTTTTGAGTTTTGAAAAGACCTTTGCAGAAGCGCGTCTCCTGTCAGCACAACAGAAAAATGGTGTGGTGGTGCCCGACCACGGGGACAGAAGAGACCATCGTTTCCATTGTGATCTCAGTAAGGGAGACTTAAAGGACAGACCTTGTAAACAGAGTCACAAGCCTCTCAGGTCCACAGACATGTCCCAGAGGCATCTGGACAGCACACGAGCTACCACCTCCCCTGGAGGGGGGCAGTCAGCACCCGGCACAAGGAAGGAGATAGTGCCCAAGTGCAACGGCTCCCTAATCAGAGTAAACTATAACCAGACTGCAGTCAAAGTGCCTACAACGCCTGCCAGCCCGGTGAAGAACTGGGGAGGATTCCGGATTCCAAAGAAGGGGGAACGGCAGCAGCAGGGAGAGGCCCATGAGGGGGCCTGCCACCAGCACTCAGACTACCCCTATCTGGGCCTAGGCAGAGTTCCAGCTAAGGAAAGGgccaaaaacaaattaaaatctgACAATGAGAATGACGGGTATGTCCCTGATGTAGAGATGAGTGACTCAGAGAGTGAGGCATCAGAGAAGAAATGTATACACGCCAGCAGCACCATCAACAGGAGGACAGACATTATCAGGAGAAGCATCTTGGCCTCTTGA
- the JADE1 gene encoding protein Jade-1 isoform X2, whose protein sequence is MASCDRGCLLFPGEIMKRGRLPSSSEDSDDNGSLSTTWSQNSRSQHRRGSCSRHEDRKPSEVFRTDLITAMKLHDSYQLNPDEYYVLADPWRQEWEKGVQVPVSPGTIPQPVARVVSEEKSLMFIRPKKYIVSPGSEPPELGYVDIRTLADSVCRYDLNDMDAAWLELTNEEFKEMGMPELDEYTMERVLEEFEQRCYDNMNHAIETEEGLGIEYDEDVVCDVCQSPDGEDGNEMVFCDKCNICVHQACYGILKVPEGSWLCRTCALGVQPKCLLCPKKGGAMKPTRSGTKWVHVSCALWIPEVSIGSPEKMEPITKVSHIPSSRWALVCSLCNEKFGASIQCSVKNCRTAFHVTCAFDRGLEMKTILAENDEVKFKSYCPKHSSHRKPEESLGEGATQENGASECSPRNPLEPFASLEQNQEEAHRVSVRKQKLQQLEDEFYTFVNLLDVARALRLPEEVVDFLYQYWKLKRKVNFNKPLITPKKDEEDNLAKREQDVLFRRLQLFTHLRQDLERVRNLTYMVTRREKIKRSVCKVQEQIFNLYTKLLEQERVSGVPSSSCSSSSLENMLLFNSPSVGPDAPKIEDLKWHSAFFRKQMGTSLVHSLKKPHKRDPLQNSTGSGGKALLKQPDLCGRREGMVVPESFLSFEKTFAEARLLSAQQKNGVVVPDHGDRRDHRFHCDLSKGDLKDRPCKQSHKPLRSTDMSQRHLDSTRATTSPGGGQSAPGTRKEIVPKCNGSLIRVNYNQTAVKVPTTPASPVKNWGGFRIPKKGERQQQGEAHEGACHQHSDYPYLGLGRVPAKERAKNKLKSDNENDGYVPDVEMSDSESEASEKKCIHASSTINRRTDIIRRSILAS, encoded by the exons gCCTCTCAACTACTTGGTCACAGAATTCCCGATCTCAGCACAGGAGAGGTTCGTGCTCCAGACATGAAGATCGAAAACCTTCAGAG gtGTTTAGGACAGACCTGATCACCGCTATGAAGTTGCATGACTCCTATCAGCTGAACCCAGATGAGTACTATGTGTTGGCAGATCCCTGGAGACAGGAGTGGGAGAAAGGAGTCCAGGTGCCTGTGAGCCCTGGGACCATCCCTCAGCCTGTGGCCAG GGTCGTGTCTGAAGAGAAATCCCTCATGTTCATCAGGCCCAAGAAATACATTGTCTCACCGGGCTCCGAGCCTCCAGAGTTGGGCTATGTTGATATCCGGACGCTGGCTGACAGTGTGTGTCGTTACGACCTCAACGACATGGATGCTGCATGGCTGGAACTGACCAATGAGGAATTTAAGGAGATGG GAATGCCTGAGTTAGATGAATACACCATGGAGAGGGTCCTGGAGGAATTTGAACAGCGATGCTATGACAATATGAATCATGCCATAGAGACCGAAGAAGGCCTGGGGATTGAATATGATGAAGATGTTGTCTGTGATGTCTGCCAGTCACCTGATGGTGAGGATGGCAATGAGATGGTGTTCTGTGACAAATGCAACATCTGTGTGCACCAG GCCTGTTATGGAATCCTCAAGGTCCCAGAGGGTAGTTGGCTATGCCGGACATGTGCCCTAGGGGTTCAGCCAAAGTGTTTGCTGTGTCCCAAGAAAGGCGGAGCTATGAAGCCTACCCGCAGTGGCACCAAATGGGTCCATGTCAGCTGTGCTCTGTGGATCCCTGAG GTGAGCATTGGCAGCCCCGAGAAGATGGAACCCATCACGAAGGTGTCTCACATCCCCAGCAGTCGGTGGGCGCTGGTGTGTAGCCTCTGCAATGAGAAGTTTGGGGCCTCCATACAG TGCTCTGTGAAGAACTGCCGCACAGCCTTTCACGTGACCTGTGCTTTCGACCGGGGCCTGGAGATGAAGACCATCTTGGCGGAGAACGATGAAGTCAAGTTCAAGTCCTACTGCCCAAAGCACAGCTCACATAGAAAACCCGAGGAGAGCCTCGGTGAGGGGGCCACTCAGGAGAATGGGGCCTCTGAGTGTTCCCCTCGGAATCCGCTGGAGCCTTTTGCCAGCCTTGAGCAGAATCAAGAAGAGGCCCACCGGGTGAGTGTCCGTAAGCAGAAGCTGCAGCAGCTGGAAGATGAGTTCTACACCTTCGTCAACCTGCTGGATGTTGCCAGGGCCCTGCGGCTGCCTGAGGAAGTAGTGGATTTCCTGTACCAGTACTGGAAGTTGAAGAGGAAGGTCAACTTCAACAAGCCCTTGATCACTCCAAAGAAAGACGAAGAGGACAATCTAGCGAAGCGGGAGCAGGATGTCTTGTTTAGGAGGCTGCAGCTGTTCACTCATCTGCGGCAGGACCTGGAGAGG GTTCGGAACCTCACTTACATGGTGACCCGCAGGGAAAAGATTAAGCGATCTGTGTGCAAAGTCCAGGAACAGATATTCAATCTTTACACTAAGCTCTTGGAGCAAGAAAGAGTTTCAG GTGTGCCTTCATCTTCCTGCTCCTCGTCCTCACTGGAAAACATGCTTTTGTTCAACAGTCCTTCTGTGGGCCCTGATGCTCCCAAGATAGAGGACTTGAAGTGGCATTCTGCGTTCTTCAGGAAGCAAATGGGTACTTCCTTGGTTCATTCGCTGAAAAAGCCCCATAAGCGAGATCCATTGCAGAACAGCACTGGGAGTGGAGGCAAAGCCCTGCTGAAGCAGCCAGACCTGTGTGGTAGAAGGGAGGGGATGGTGGTCCCAGAGAGCTTTTTGAGTTTTGAAAAGACCTTTGCAGAAGCGCGTCTCCTGTCAGCACAACAGAAAAATGGTGTGGTGGTGCCCGACCACGGGGACAGAAGAGACCATCGTTTCCATTGTGATCTCAGTAAGGGAGACTTAAAGGACAGACCTTGTAAACAGAGTCACAAGCCTCTCAGGTCCACAGACATGTCCCAGAGGCATCTGGACAGCACACGAGCTACCACCTCCCCTGGAGGGGGGCAGTCAGCACCCGGCACAAGGAAGGAGATAGTGCCCAAGTGCAACGGCTCCCTAATCAGAGTAAACTATAACCAGACTGCAGTCAAAGTGCCTACAACGCCTGCCAGCCCGGTGAAGAACTGGGGAGGATTCCGGATTCCAAAGAAGGGGGAACGGCAGCAGCAGGGAGAGGCCCATGAGGGGGCCTGCCACCAGCACTCAGACTACCCCTATCTGGGCCTAGGCAGAGTTCCAGCTAAGGAAAGGgccaaaaacaaattaaaatctgACAATGAGAATGACGGGTATGTCCCTGATGTAGAGATGAGTGACTCAGAGAGTGAGGCATCAGAGAAGAAATGTATACACGCCAGCAGCACCATCAACAGGAGGACAGACATTATCAGGAGAAGCATCTTGGCCTCTTGA
- the JADE1 gene encoding protein Jade-1 isoform X4 encodes MAELWIVISGQLTALISILTFFSCTSLSTTWSQNSRSQHRRGSCSRHEDRKPSEVFRTDLITAMKLHDSYQLNPDEYYVLADPWRQEWEKGVQVPVSPGTIPQPVARVVSEEKSLMFIRPKKYIVSPGSEPPELGYVDIRTLADSVCRYDLNDMDAAWLELTNEEFKEMGMPELDEYTMERVLEEFEQRCYDNMNHAIETEEGLGIEYDEDVVCDVCQSPDGEDGNEMVFCDKCNICVHQACYGILKVPEGSWLCRTCALGVQPKCLLCPKKGGAMKPTRSGTKWVHVSCALWIPEVSIGSPEKMEPITKVSHIPSSRWALVCSLCNEKFGASIQCSVKNCRTAFHVTCAFDRGLEMKTILAENDEVKFKSYCPKHSSHRKPEESLGEGATQENGASECSPRNPLEPFASLEQNQEEAHRVSVRKQKLQQLEDEFYTFVNLLDVARALRLPEEVVDFLYQYWKLKRKVNFNKPLITPKKDEEDNLAKREQDVLFRRLQLFTHLRQDLERVRNLTYMVTRREKIKRSVCKVQEQIFNLYTKLLEQERVSGVPSSSCSSSSLENMLLFNSPSVGPDAPKIEDLKWHSAFFRKQMGTSLVHSLKKPHKRDPLQNSTGSGGKALLKQPDLCGRREGMVVPESFLSFEKTFAEARLLSAQQKNGVVVPDHGDRRDHRFHCDLSKGDLKDRPCKQSHKPLRSTDMSQRHLDSTRATTSPGGGQSAPGTRKEIVPKCNGSLIRVNYNQTAVKVPTTPASPVKNWGGFRIPKKGERQQQGEAHEGACHQHSDYPYLGLGRVPAKERAKNKLKSDNENDGYVPDVEMSDSESEASEKKCIHASSTINRRTDIIRRSILAS; translated from the exons gCCTCTCAACTACTTGGTCACAGAATTCCCGATCTCAGCACAGGAGAGGTTCGTGCTCCAGACATGAAGATCGAAAACCTTCAGAG gtGTTTAGGACAGACCTGATCACCGCTATGAAGTTGCATGACTCCTATCAGCTGAACCCAGATGAGTACTATGTGTTGGCAGATCCCTGGAGACAGGAGTGGGAGAAAGGAGTCCAGGTGCCTGTGAGCCCTGGGACCATCCCTCAGCCTGTGGCCAG GGTCGTGTCTGAAGAGAAATCCCTCATGTTCATCAGGCCCAAGAAATACATTGTCTCACCGGGCTCCGAGCCTCCAGAGTTGGGCTATGTTGATATCCGGACGCTGGCTGACAGTGTGTGTCGTTACGACCTCAACGACATGGATGCTGCATGGCTGGAACTGACCAATGAGGAATTTAAGGAGATGG GAATGCCTGAGTTAGATGAATACACCATGGAGAGGGTCCTGGAGGAATTTGAACAGCGATGCTATGACAATATGAATCATGCCATAGAGACCGAAGAAGGCCTGGGGATTGAATATGATGAAGATGTTGTCTGTGATGTCTGCCAGTCACCTGATGGTGAGGATGGCAATGAGATGGTGTTCTGTGACAAATGCAACATCTGTGTGCACCAG GCCTGTTATGGAATCCTCAAGGTCCCAGAGGGTAGTTGGCTATGCCGGACATGTGCCCTAGGGGTTCAGCCAAAGTGTTTGCTGTGTCCCAAGAAAGGCGGAGCTATGAAGCCTACCCGCAGTGGCACCAAATGGGTCCATGTCAGCTGTGCTCTGTGGATCCCTGAG GTGAGCATTGGCAGCCCCGAGAAGATGGAACCCATCACGAAGGTGTCTCACATCCCCAGCAGTCGGTGGGCGCTGGTGTGTAGCCTCTGCAATGAGAAGTTTGGGGCCTCCATACAG TGCTCTGTGAAGAACTGCCGCACAGCCTTTCACGTGACCTGTGCTTTCGACCGGGGCCTGGAGATGAAGACCATCTTGGCGGAGAACGATGAAGTCAAGTTCAAGTCCTACTGCCCAAAGCACAGCTCACATAGAAAACCCGAGGAGAGCCTCGGTGAGGGGGCCACTCAGGAGAATGGGGCCTCTGAGTGTTCCCCTCGGAATCCGCTGGAGCCTTTTGCCAGCCTTGAGCAGAATCAAGAAGAGGCCCACCGGGTGAGTGTCCGTAAGCAGAAGCTGCAGCAGCTGGAAGATGAGTTCTACACCTTCGTCAACCTGCTGGATGTTGCCAGGGCCCTGCGGCTGCCTGAGGAAGTAGTGGATTTCCTGTACCAGTACTGGAAGTTGAAGAGGAAGGTCAACTTCAACAAGCCCTTGATCACTCCAAAGAAAGACGAAGAGGACAATCTAGCGAAGCGGGAGCAGGATGTCTTGTTTAGGAGGCTGCAGCTGTTCACTCATCTGCGGCAGGACCTGGAGAGG GTTCGGAACCTCACTTACATGGTGACCCGCAGGGAAAAGATTAAGCGATCTGTGTGCAAAGTCCAGGAACAGATATTCAATCTTTACACTAAGCTCTTGGAGCAAGAAAGAGTTTCAG GTGTGCCTTCATCTTCCTGCTCCTCGTCCTCACTGGAAAACATGCTTTTGTTCAACAGTCCTTCTGTGGGCCCTGATGCTCCCAAGATAGAGGACTTGAAGTGGCATTCTGCGTTCTTCAGGAAGCAAATGGGTACTTCCTTGGTTCATTCGCTGAAAAAGCCCCATAAGCGAGATCCATTGCAGAACAGCACTGGGAGTGGAGGCAAAGCCCTGCTGAAGCAGCCAGACCTGTGTGGTAGAAGGGAGGGGATGGTGGTCCCAGAGAGCTTTTTGAGTTTTGAAAAGACCTTTGCAGAAGCGCGTCTCCTGTCAGCACAACAGAAAAATGGTGTGGTGGTGCCCGACCACGGGGACAGAAGAGACCATCGTTTCCATTGTGATCTCAGTAAGGGAGACTTAAAGGACAGACCTTGTAAACAGAGTCACAAGCCTCTCAGGTCCACAGACATGTCCCAGAGGCATCTGGACAGCACACGAGCTACCACCTCCCCTGGAGGGGGGCAGTCAGCACCCGGCACAAGGAAGGAGATAGTGCCCAAGTGCAACGGCTCCCTAATCAGAGTAAACTATAACCAGACTGCAGTCAAAGTGCCTACAACGCCTGCCAGCCCGGTGAAGAACTGGGGAGGATTCCGGATTCCAAAGAAGGGGGAACGGCAGCAGCAGGGAGAGGCCCATGAGGGGGCCTGCCACCAGCACTCAGACTACCCCTATCTGGGCCTAGGCAGAGTTCCAGCTAAGGAAAGGgccaaaaacaaattaaaatctgACAATGAGAATGACGGGTATGTCCCTGATGTAGAGATGAGTGACTCAGAGAGTGAGGCATCAGAGAAGAAATGTATACACGCCAGCAGCACCATCAACAGGAGGACAGACATTATCAGGAGAAGCATCTTGGCCTCTTGA
- the JADE1 gene encoding protein Jade-1 isoform X5 — translation MKRGRLPSSSEDSDDNGSLSTTWSQNSRSQHRRGSCSRHEDRKPSEVFRTDLITAMKLHDSYQLNPDEYYVLADPWRQEWEKGVQVPVSPGTIPQPVARVVSEEKSLMFIRPKKYIVSPGSEPPELGYVDIRTLADSVCRYDLNDMDAAWLELTNEEFKEMGMPELDEYTMERVLEEFEQRCYDNMNHAIETEEGLGIEYDEDVVCDVCQSPDGEDGNEMVFCDKCNICVHQACYGILKVPEGSWLCRTCALGVQPKCLLCPKKGGAMKPTRSGTKWVHVSCALWIPEVSIGSPEKMEPITKVSHIPSSRWALVCSLCNEKFGASIQCSVKNCRTAFHVTCAFDRGLEMKTILAENDEVKFKSYCPKHSSHRKPEESLGEGATQENGASECSPRNPLEPFASLEQNQEEAHRVSVRKQKLQQLEDEFYTFVNLLDVARALRLPEEVVDFLYQYWKLKRKVNFNKPLITPKKDEEDNLAKREQDVLFRRLQLFTHLRQDLERVRNLTYMVTRREKIKRSVCKVQEQIFNLYTKLLEQERVSGVPSSSCSSSSLENMLLFNSPSVGPDAPKIEDLKWHSAFFRKQMGTSLVHSLKKPHKRDPLQNSTGSGGKALLKQPDLCGRREGMVVPESFLSFEKTFAEARLLSAQQKNGVVVPDHGDRRDHRFHCDLSKGDLKDRPCKQSHKPLRSTDMSQRHLDSTRATTSPGGGQSAPGTRKEIVPKCNGSLIRVNYNQTAVKVPTTPASPVKNWGGFRIPKKGERQQQGEAHEGACHQHSDYPYLGLGRVPAKERAKNKLKSDNENDGYVPDVEMSDSESEASEKKCIHASSTINRRTDIIRRSILAS, via the exons gCCTCTCAACTACTTGGTCACAGAATTCCCGATCTCAGCACAGGAGAGGTTCGTGCTCCAGACATGAAGATCGAAAACCTTCAGAG gtGTTTAGGACAGACCTGATCACCGCTATGAAGTTGCATGACTCCTATCAGCTGAACCCAGATGAGTACTATGTGTTGGCAGATCCCTGGAGACAGGAGTGGGAGAAAGGAGTCCAGGTGCCTGTGAGCCCTGGGACCATCCCTCAGCCTGTGGCCAG GGTCGTGTCTGAAGAGAAATCCCTCATGTTCATCAGGCCCAAGAAATACATTGTCTCACCGGGCTCCGAGCCTCCAGAGTTGGGCTATGTTGATATCCGGACGCTGGCTGACAGTGTGTGTCGTTACGACCTCAACGACATGGATGCTGCATGGCTGGAACTGACCAATGAGGAATTTAAGGAGATGG GAATGCCTGAGTTAGATGAATACACCATGGAGAGGGTCCTGGAGGAATTTGAACAGCGATGCTATGACAATATGAATCATGCCATAGAGACCGAAGAAGGCCTGGGGATTGAATATGATGAAGATGTTGTCTGTGATGTCTGCCAGTCACCTGATGGTGAGGATGGCAATGAGATGGTGTTCTGTGACAAATGCAACATCTGTGTGCACCAG GCCTGTTATGGAATCCTCAAGGTCCCAGAGGGTAGTTGGCTATGCCGGACATGTGCCCTAGGGGTTCAGCCAAAGTGTTTGCTGTGTCCCAAGAAAGGCGGAGCTATGAAGCCTACCCGCAGTGGCACCAAATGGGTCCATGTCAGCTGTGCTCTGTGGATCCCTGAG GTGAGCATTGGCAGCCCCGAGAAGATGGAACCCATCACGAAGGTGTCTCACATCCCCAGCAGTCGGTGGGCGCTGGTGTGTAGCCTCTGCAATGAGAAGTTTGGGGCCTCCATACAG TGCTCTGTGAAGAACTGCCGCACAGCCTTTCACGTGACCTGTGCTTTCGACCGGGGCCTGGAGATGAAGACCATCTTGGCGGAGAACGATGAAGTCAAGTTCAAGTCCTACTGCCCAAAGCACAGCTCACATAGAAAACCCGAGGAGAGCCTCGGTGAGGGGGCCACTCAGGAGAATGGGGCCTCTGAGTGTTCCCCTCGGAATCCGCTGGAGCCTTTTGCCAGCCTTGAGCAGAATCAAGAAGAGGCCCACCGGGTGAGTGTCCGTAAGCAGAAGCTGCAGCAGCTGGAAGATGAGTTCTACACCTTCGTCAACCTGCTGGATGTTGCCAGGGCCCTGCGGCTGCCTGAGGAAGTAGTGGATTTCCTGTACCAGTACTGGAAGTTGAAGAGGAAGGTCAACTTCAACAAGCCCTTGATCACTCCAAAGAAAGACGAAGAGGACAATCTAGCGAAGCGGGAGCAGGATGTCTTGTTTAGGAGGCTGCAGCTGTTCACTCATCTGCGGCAGGACCTGGAGAGG GTTCGGAACCTCACTTACATGGTGACCCGCAGGGAAAAGATTAAGCGATCTGTGTGCAAAGTCCAGGAACAGATATTCAATCTTTACACTAAGCTCTTGGAGCAAGAAAGAGTTTCAG GTGTGCCTTCATCTTCCTGCTCCTCGTCCTCACTGGAAAACATGCTTTTGTTCAACAGTCCTTCTGTGGGCCCTGATGCTCCCAAGATAGAGGACTTGAAGTGGCATTCTGCGTTCTTCAGGAAGCAAATGGGTACTTCCTTGGTTCATTCGCTGAAAAAGCCCCATAAGCGAGATCCATTGCAGAACAGCACTGGGAGTGGAGGCAAAGCCCTGCTGAAGCAGCCAGACCTGTGTGGTAGAAGGGAGGGGATGGTGGTCCCAGAGAGCTTTTTGAGTTTTGAAAAGACCTTTGCAGAAGCGCGTCTCCTGTCAGCACAACAGAAAAATGGTGTGGTGGTGCCCGACCACGGGGACAGAAGAGACCATCGTTTCCATTGTGATCTCAGTAAGGGAGACTTAAAGGACAGACCTTGTAAACAGAGTCACAAGCCTCTCAGGTCCACAGACATGTCCCAGAGGCATCTGGACAGCACACGAGCTACCACCTCCCCTGGAGGGGGGCAGTCAGCACCCGGCACAAGGAAGGAGATAGTGCCCAAGTGCAACGGCTCCCTAATCAGAGTAAACTATAACCAGACTGCAGTCAAAGTGCCTACAACGCCTGCCAGCCCGGTGAAGAACTGGGGAGGATTCCGGATTCCAAAGAAGGGGGAACGGCAGCAGCAGGGAGAGGCCCATGAGGGGGCCTGCCACCAGCACTCAGACTACCCCTATCTGGGCCTAGGCAGAGTTCCAGCTAAGGAAAGGgccaaaaacaaattaaaatctgACAATGAGAATGACGGGTATGTCCCTGATGTAGAGATGAGTGACTCAGAGAGTGAGGCATCAGAGAAGAAATGTATACACGCCAGCAGCACCATCAACAGGAGGACAGACATTATCAGGAGAAGCATCTTGGCCTCTTGA